TCAGACGGCCTGCCCCCAGGCCTACGTCGACCTGATGACCGAGAAGTTCCACCTGAACGACAACCTGATCCTCCAGTACCTCAAGTACCTCGGCAGCCTGTTCACGGGCGACTGGGGCGAGACCTTCAACGGCACCTCCGTCGGCGAGCTGATCGCCACCTCCTACCCGATCACGCTGCGCCTGGCGCTCGTCGCGGTGCTCATCGAGGCCGTGATCGGCCTGACCGCGGGTGTGCTGACCGGCCTGCGCGGCAAGGGTTTCCTCGACAACCTGGTGCTCGTCTCCACCACGTTCCTCATCTCGCTGCCGGTGTTCGTCACCGCGATCGTGCTGCAGCTCGTGCTGGGCACCGAGCTCGGCATCATCGACACGAGCGTGTCCGACAACCCGTCCTTCGGTGAACTGATCGTGCCCGGCATCGCGCTGGGCAGCCTCTCGATGGCCTACGTCGCGCGGCTCACGAGAACCTCGATCGCGGAGAACCGCCACGCCGACTACATCCGCACCGCCATCGCGAAGGGCCAGCCCAACAGCCGCGTGGTCGGCGTGCACCTGCTGCGCAACTCGGTGATCCCGGTGCTGACGTTCCTGGGCACCGACCTGGGTGCGCTGATGGGCGGCGCGATCGTGACCGAGGGCGTGTTCAACATCAACGGCCTGGGCGGGCTCATCTTCCGCGGAATCCAGAACCGCGAGAGCGCCACCGTCGTCGGCGTCGTGGTGCTGCTCGTGCTCGTGTACCTGCTGATGAGCCTGATCGTGGACCTGCTCTACGCCGTTCTCGACCCGAGGATCCGCTATGACTGACCCCAACCTCGTCGGAGGCACGGCTGTCGACGCGGCGGAGCTGTCGCGCATCGACGACTCCGCGACCGAGACGAAAAAGCCCCGCAGCCTGTGGGGCGACGCCTGGCGCCAGCTGCGGCGCAAGCCGGCGTTCGTGATCTCCGCGGTGATCATCCTGCTGGTGGTGCTGATCGCGATCGCGCCCGGCCTGTTCTCCCACCGCGAAGCCGGGTTCAGCGACCTGACGAAGGCCAACCAGCCCCCTTCGTCCGAGGCCTGGTTCGGCTACGACAACCAGGGTTACGACGTCTACGCCCGCACCATCTACGGCACCCGCGCTTCGCTGCTGGTCGGTGTGTTCGCGACGCTCCTGACCGTGGTCTTCGGCTCGCTGGTCGGCATCCTCGCGGGCTACTACGGCCGCCTGATCGACAGCCTGCTCTCGCGGCTGGGCGACATCTTCGCCGGCCTGCCGTTCGTGCTCGGCGCGATCGTCATCCTCACCACGTTCAACGCGCCCGGCTCCAACCCCGGCGCCGTGACGATCATCGTGCAGGTGGTCTGCTCCATCGCGGTGCTGACCTGGCCGGTCGCCATGCGCATCATGCGCTCGGCGACGCTGGTCGCGAAGCAGCTCGACTACGTGAAGGCCGCCCGCGCGCTCGGCGCCAGCACACCGCGCATCGTGTTCCGGCACCTGCTGCCCAACACGCTCGCGCCGGTGCTGGTCTACGCCACCATCGCGCTCGGTGCGGCCATCGGCGCCGAGGCGACGCTCGCGTACCTCGGCATCGGCGTGCGGCCGCCGGTGATCTCGTGGGGCGTGATGATCAGCGACTCGCGCGACTACTTCCGGGCCGACCCCCACATGCTCTTGTTCCCCGGTGCGTTCGTCACCATCACCGTGCTCGCGTTCGTGATGCTCGGTGACGGGATCCGCGACGCGCTCGACCCGAAGTCGAGGTAGCCCACCCGATGTCCGAACCAACGAACGAGCTGCTGCTCGAGGTCGAAGACCTCCGGGTGGAGTTCCGCACGTCCGACGGCGTCGCCAACGTGCTCAACGGGGTGAGCTACTCCGTGCACGCCGGCGAAACCCTGGCCGTGCTGGGCGAATCCGGCTCCGGCAAGAGCGTGACGGCGCAGACCATCATGGGCATCCTCGACATGCCGCCGGGGGTGATCACCGGCGGCTCGATCCGCTATCGCGGCGAGGACCTGCTCACGGCCACGCCCGAGCGGCGGCGTGAGCTGCGCGGCACCGAGATCGCGATGATCTTCCAGGACGCGCTCTCGGCACTGAACCCCGTGTTCACCGTGGGGTTCCAGATCGAAGAACAGCTGCGCGTGCGCCAGGGGATGTCCAAACAGGACGCCCGCAAACGCGCGGTCGAGCTGCTGGACCTGGTGCGCATCCCGGCCGCCGCTCGGCGGGTGAAGGACTACCCGCACCAGTTCTCGGGCGGCATGCGCCAGCGCGCGATGATCGCGATGTCACTGGCGCTCGACCCCGTGCTGCTGATCGCGGACGAGCCGACCACGGCGCTCGACGTGACCGTGCAGGCCCAGATCATGGACCTGCTGGGCGAGATCCAGCGCGAACGGCAGATGGGGCTGGTCCTCATCACCCACGACCTCGGCGTGGTCGCGGAGGTCGCCGACCGGATCGCGGTGATGTACGCGGGCCGGATCGTGGAGCAGGCCGACGTGTACGAGCTGTTCAAGTCGCCGGGCCACCCGTACACGGCGGCGCTGATGGACTCGCTGCCGCGGCTGGACCTCAAGGGCCAGACGCTGGAGACCATCAAGGGGCTGCCGCCGAGCCTGCTCGACATCCCTTCGGGCTGTCCGTTCCACCCGCGGTGCAAGCGGGCGGAGCAACGCTGTTCGGAGGAACGGCCGTCGTTGCACAGCCTCGGTTTCGGCCGGGTCAGTGCGTGTCACTTCGCCGAAGAGGTGGTGGAAAGCCGTGTCTGAGCCGATTCTCAGCGTGCAGGAGCTGGTGAAGCACTTCCCGGTGCGGCAGGGCGTGCTGTTCAAGCGCACCATCGGGCACGTCAAGGCCGTCGACGGTGTCTCGTTCGACCTGGCGCCGGGCGAGACGCTCGGCGTGGTGGGCGAGTCGGGCTGCGGCAAGTCGACGCTCGCGCAGGTGCTGATGCGCCTGGAGGAGCCGACCGCGGGCGGGGCGACGTTCGAGGGCCGCGACATCTTCAAGCTGCGTGGCGGCGAGCTGCGGCGGTTGCGGCGCGAGATCCAGATCGTGCTGCAGGACCCGTACACGTCGCTGAACCCGCGGATGACGGTCGGCGACATCGTCGGCGAGCCGTTCGAGATCCACACCGAGGTGGCGCCGAAGGGCTCGCGCGCGCAGAAGGTGCAGGAACTGCTGGAAGTGGTGGGGCTCAACCCCGAGCACCTCAACCGCTACCCGCACCAGTTCTCGGGCGGGCAGCGCCAGCGCATCGGCATCGCGCGGGCGCTCGCGCTGCGGCCGAAGGTGATCATCTGCGACGAGCCGGTGTCCGCATTGGACGTCTCCATCCAGGCGCAGGTGATGAACCTGCTCGGCGACCTGCAGACGGAGTTCGGGCTGTCGTACGTGTTCATCGCGCACGACCTGTCCGTGGTGCGCCACCTCGCCACGCGCGTGGCCGTGATGTATCTGGGCAAGATCGTGGAGATCGGCACCGAGGACGAGATCTACGAGCGGCCCTCGCACCCGTACACGCAGGCGCTGCTCTCGGCCGTGCCGGTGGCCGACCCGGAGGTGCGCGGGCAGCGGCAGATCATCCGGCTCGAAGGTGATCCGCCGAGCCCGCTCGACCCGCCTTCGGGCTGCCGGTTCCGCACGCGGTGCTGGAAGGCGCAGGACATCTGTGCCACGGAGGAGCCTGAGTTGTCGCCGCGCACCGACGGGCACCTCTCGGCGTGTCACTTCGCGGAAGCCCGGTCCGTGGTGCCCTGACTTTAGTCGGGTTCCTCCGCTTGGCGATTGCTGCAACGTCTGTCCGGTATGTACGTTGCAGTGTCGGTTTTCGCGTTGGAGGAGGACCTGTGCAAAGACCCAGACTGCTTCTCGCCGTGTTGGCGGTACCCCTGCTCGGTGTGGCCGCTTTCGTGCCGGTCGCGTCGGCGGGGGTGTCCGGCCCGGTCACGGAGTTCACGGTGCTGGCGCGTTCGGACGTCGGCGCCGCCGTGGCCGCGGTCGAGGCCGCCGGCGGGACGGTGGTGGCCCGCAACGACGCCGTCGGCCTGATCACGGCTTCGGCGCCGGCTGCGGGCTTCGTGGCGCGGGTGTCGTCCAGCGGCGCGGTGTTCGGCGCGGCCCGGTCGAAGGCGATCGGGTCGGCGCCGCGCGACGGCAAGAAGGTGAAGCGCGACGCGGTCGAGAAGGAGGGCCGGGGGAAGGCTTCGGGTGCTGGTTCGGGTCCGTCGGGGACTGATC
The sequence above is a segment of the Amycolatopsis sp. 2-15 genome. Coding sequences within it:
- a CDS encoding ABC transporter ATP-binding protein; translated protein: MSEPILSVQELVKHFPVRQGVLFKRTIGHVKAVDGVSFDLAPGETLGVVGESGCGKSTLAQVLMRLEEPTAGGATFEGRDIFKLRGGELRRLRREIQIVLQDPYTSLNPRMTVGDIVGEPFEIHTEVAPKGSRAQKVQELLEVVGLNPEHLNRYPHQFSGGQRQRIGIARALALRPKVIICDEPVSALDVSIQAQVMNLLGDLQTEFGLSYVFIAHDLSVVRHLATRVAVMYLGKIVEIGTEDEIYERPSHPYTQALLSAVPVADPEVRGQRQIIRLEGDPPSPLDPPSGCRFRTRCWKAQDICATEEPELSPRTDGHLSACHFAEARSVVP
- a CDS encoding ABC transporter permease codes for the protein MIRYVLRRLLQLIPVFFGTTFLIYVLVWAVPGDPFSGKCGQTACPQAYVDLMTEKFHLNDNLILQYLKYLGSLFTGDWGETFNGTSVGELIATSYPITLRLALVAVLIEAVIGLTAGVLTGLRGKGFLDNLVLVSTTFLISLPVFVTAIVLQLVLGTELGIIDTSVSDNPSFGELIVPGIALGSLSMAYVARLTRTSIAENRHADYIRTAIAKGQPNSRVVGVHLLRNSVIPVLTFLGTDLGALMGGAIVTEGVFNINGLGGLIFRGIQNRESATVVGVVVLLVLVYLLMSLIVDLLYAVLDPRIRYD
- a CDS encoding ABC transporter ATP-binding protein, with the translated sequence MSEPTNELLLEVEDLRVEFRTSDGVANVLNGVSYSVHAGETLAVLGESGSGKSVTAQTIMGILDMPPGVITGGSIRYRGEDLLTATPERRRELRGTEIAMIFQDALSALNPVFTVGFQIEEQLRVRQGMSKQDARKRAVELLDLVRIPAAARRVKDYPHQFSGGMRQRAMIAMSLALDPVLLIADEPTTALDVTVQAQIMDLLGEIQRERQMGLVLITHDLGVVAEVADRIAVMYAGRIVEQADVYELFKSPGHPYTAALMDSLPRLDLKGQTLETIKGLPPSLLDIPSGCPFHPRCKRAEQRCSEERPSLHSLGFGRVSACHFAEEVVESRV
- a CDS encoding ABC transporter permease produces the protein MTDPNLVGGTAVDAAELSRIDDSATETKKPRSLWGDAWRQLRRKPAFVISAVIILLVVLIAIAPGLFSHREAGFSDLTKANQPPSSEAWFGYDNQGYDVYARTIYGTRASLLVGVFATLLTVVFGSLVGILAGYYGRLIDSLLSRLGDIFAGLPFVLGAIVILTTFNAPGSNPGAVTIIVQVVCSIAVLTWPVAMRIMRSATLVAKQLDYVKAARALGASTPRIVFRHLLPNTLAPVLVYATIALGAAIGAEATLAYLGIGVRPPVISWGVMISDSRDYFRADPHMLLFPGAFVTITVLAFVMLGDGIRDALDPKSR